The genomic interval CAGGCCCGAGTCACGCACTCGGAGCTTGAATATGAAGGCTCATGCGCGATCGACAGCCGCCTGCTGGATACCGCCGGTATCCACGAATACGAACAAATTCAGATCTACAATCTTGCCAACGGCGAACGCTTCACCACCTATGCCATCCGCGCCGAAGCCGGCAGCGGCGTCATATCGATCAACGGCGCCGCCGCGCATCGCGCTAGCCCCGGCGATCGCCTGATCATCTGCGCGTACGCAGAGCTGGAAGCGAACGAGGTCAGCCGCTTCAAGCCAACACTTGTGTATGTCGATGCCGCCAACCGCATCGCGCGTACCGCCAACGCAATTCCCGTGCAGGCGGCTTAACGCGCGCTAGTAGTTCCGGTGCGGCGCGCGCTATAGGTACCTTCCCGCAGTGGCGATTACGACCACGACGAGCCCCAGGCCCAGATTGATGCCGATAATCACGCGTATCTGATTCAGACTGCGCGCAGCGGTCTCGAAATAGCTGTCGTCAACAGCTTTGATCAGACGCCGGTACGGTGCGAAAAACAGGTGCAGAAACAGCAGCATCATCGCAATCCCCAAAGCCTGCATCACATGCACATGCCAGCCCGCGGCGCCCATGTTGCCCGGCAGGCTGAAAATCATGCCATAGCCGCTTGCCAGCAAGACGACGATCGCGGCCCATACCCACGGGAAGAATCGCCGGAAAACGTAACGCCACAGCATCACGCGCATCGGTACATCCAGCAGGCCCGCGGCCGCGGGCCGGAGCACCAGGAAAGCGAAGAACATGCCGCCGACCCAGATCACGGCGGCCAGGGCATGCATGGCTACTAAAACGGACATCTATTTCTCCCCCTGTAATTTCCCGAAGTCATCGCATTTGCCGATTCAATTTGCCGCCTGCGCCGCGACTTTGGCGGCGGCGACCTCTGGTTCGACGGTCTCGAAAGCGGGGCGCCCGAAGTAACGTTCATGACCGCCGAGGCGCCACGCGAGCATGAAGATAAATCCCAAGAGCAGAAATCCCAGCCCGATCACCAGCGGTAACCCAAGCCCTAACAAGGTGGCGCCGGTGTAAGACTCGCGCGGGTCGGCCAGACTCGCCATGGACACGAAAAATATGTACTCCAGTAGCATCGCGCCGAGCAGGGGTGCGACGCCGATAAAAACAAAATTCCTGACATTCTTCAGAAGCTCGCGTCGGTAATAGATCACGCACGCGAAGCCGGACAGCGAATAGTAAAAGGCAACCAGCAGCGACAACGCCGAGAGGGTGTCAAAGAGGAAGCTCTCGGACAGGAACTTGAGCGGTACGTACCAGGCGATCCCCGCGGCGCCGGTGATGATG from Gammaproteobacteria bacterium carries:
- a CDS encoding aspartate 1-decarboxylase — encoded protein: MRLTMLKAKLHQARVTHSELEYEGSCAIDSRLLDTAGIHEYEQIQIYNLANGERFTTYAIRAEAGSGVISINGAAAHRASPGDRLIICAYAELEANEVSRFKPTLVYVDAANRIARTANAIPVQAA
- a CDS encoding CopD family protein, coding for MSVLVAMHALAAVIWVGGMFFAFLVLRPAAAGLLDVPMRVMLWRYVFRRFFPWVWAAIVVLLASGYGMIFSLPGNMGAAGWHVHVMQALGIAMMLLFLHLFFAPYRRLIKAVDDSYFETAARSLNQIRVIIGINLGLGLVVVVIATAGRYL
- a CDS encoding APC family permease, translating into IITGAAGIAWYVPLKFLSESFLFDTLSALSLLVAFYYSLSGFACVIYYRRELLKNVRNFVFIGVAPLLGAMLLEYIFFVSMASLADPRESYTGATLLGLGLPLVIGLGFLLLGFIFMLAWRLGGHERYFGRPAFETVEPEVAAAKVAAQAAN